The Tigriopus californicus strain San Diego chromosome 5, Tcal_SD_v2.1, whole genome shotgun sequence genome includes a region encoding these proteins:
- the LOC131881366 gene encoding E3 ubiquitin-protein ligase MGRN1-like, translated as MGQTWSRSGRDHRREGDPDPSGVSGGGQHYRYPGKHGHPFFASHFIMGGEKFDSPQPESFLFGENQDLNLLGGRAVSFPYPPPAANEATKTLKSQINIRKDSVHLVLVPSSGDTSQTEATPLPPLPETPSESETDAENPPLRLMVESAAASKKRYRVQFTFDSDVRCEITIYYFCREENHAQGVTYVPKRSTLRSPTYTYNRGAAQVFNQADHLFCPADCQDELFLAAEDPELLGVAIQCVSLEGETPRTSHATVASIEANADATHFIIKNLKQKLFVDGLSYLLQEIYGLENKSLDVNQHSDDDDDDCGAECVVCMCDLRDTIILPCRHLCLCNACADSLRYQANNCPICRAPFRALLQIRAVQKIGQVTHPALPDPDQSQEGVPPGYQCVSLVEALNGPVNMSSAPSSQTAVTATTGKSPDKAVTSKSRKGSRTGRRSSAPRSASGEGRAHSPPRIESEAMTAEGEAETLSSGETAATTKIPPKLCIESEVTLRKSPSKRSFKGDASNPSLDLVDEELANMSLGQSSLQTKDNAGPQPLIQDIEDEEIEEGEEEEEDVHQKMLAQPEDVDDDDEDDDFDDAEDDVQVEGLDNYVDNDDAVVVNIASTKPIRLSAPGTPTSSVSFRSSQDSSSSSSSSSTKQLLPTTTTIAVAGPTPSSGVTRSRPNVVVKLSRGQNPEEDREGDEEDEFV; from the coding sequence ATGGGGCAAACCTGGAGTCGAAGCGGTCGTGATCATCGACGCGAAGGGGATCCGGACCCCAGTGGCGTGTCGGGCGGTGGGCAGCACTACCGTTACCCGGGCAAACACGGCCATCCCTTCTTCGCTTCACATTTTATCATGGGCGGTGAGAAATTCGATTCGCCCCAACCCGAGTCGTTTCTCTTCGGCGAGAACCAGGATCTCAATCTCTTGGGTGGGCGGGCTGTGTCGTTTCCGTACCCGCCCCCGGCGGCCAACGAGGCCACCAAAACGCTGAAAAGTCAGATCAATATCCGAAAAGACTCGGTTCACTTGGTTTTGGTGCCTTCGAGTGGGGACACGAGTCAGACCGAAGCCACGCCCCTGCCGCCCTTGCCGGAAACGCCCAGTGAGTCGGAGACCGATGCCGAGAATCCGCCCTTACGGCTGATGGTGGAGTCGGCGGCCGCGAGTAAGAAGCGATATCGCGTTCAGTTCACGTTCGATTCGGACGTGCGATGCGAGATCACCATCTATTATTTTTGTCGGGAGGAGAATCACGCCCAGGGCGTGACTTACGTACCCAAAAGGAGCACGCTTCGCTCGCCCACTTATACTTACAATCGAGGGGCGGCTCAAGTTTTCAATCAGGCCGATCATTTGTTTTGTCCGGCCGATTGCCAAGACGAGCTTTTTTTGGCCGCTGAAGATCCCGAACTCTTGGGTGTGGCCATCCAGTGCGTCTCATTAGAGGGTGAGACGCCTCGTACCTCTCATGCCACTGTGGCTTCCATTGAGGCTAATGCCGATGCCACGCACTTCATCATCAAGAATCTCAAGCAAAAGTTGTTCGTGGACGGATTGAGCTACTTGCTCCAAGAGATCTACGGGTTGGAGAATAAGAGTCTGGATGTGAATCAGCATTcggatgacgacgatgacgattGTGGGGCGGAATGCGTGGTTTGCATGTGCGACTTGCGTGACACGATCATTTTGCCCTGTCGTCACTTGTGTTTGTGCAATGCGTGTGCTGATAGCTTGCGTTATCAGGCCAACAACTGCCCGATTTGTCGGGCTCCTTTTCGCGCTTTGCTCCAGATCCGAGCCGTCCAGAAGATCGGTCAAGTCACTCATCCAGCCTTGCCCGATCCAGATCAATCTCAGGAGGGCGTGCCACCCGGTTACCAATGTGTGAGTCTCGTTGAAGCCCTGAATGGACCGGTCAATATGTCATCGGCCCCGTCTTCCCAGACAGCCGTAACAGCCACCACGGGCAAGTCCCCCGACAAGGCTGTGACCTCGAAATCACGGAAGGGCAGTCGAACGGGGCGACGGTCTTCCGCTCCACGGTCTGCCTCGGGGGAAGGTCGAGCCCACTCACCACCCAGGATTGAATCTGAGGCTATGACCGCTGAAGGTGAGGCTGAAACTCTGTCTTCCGGCGAAACAGCCGCGACGACAAAGATACCACCCAAACTTTGCATTGAAAGTGAGGTCACGCTTCGAAAGTCTCCTTCCAAACGGAGCTTCAAGGGTGATGCCTCTAATCCATCCTTGGATCTAGTGGATGAAGAGCTGGCTAACATGAGCCTGGGACAAAGTTCACTGCAAACCAAAGACAACGCAGGTCCTCAGCCTTTGATCCAAGAtattgaagatgaagaaatcgaggagggggaggaggaggaggaagacgtACATCAAAAGATGTTGGCCCAACCGGAAGACgtggacgacgacgatgaggatgatgattttGACGACGCCGAAGACGATGTCCAAGTCGAAGGTCTGGATAATTACGTGGACAATGACGATGCGGTGGTCGTGAATATTGCCTCCACCAAGCCTATACGATTGTCAGCACCTGGAACACCAACGTCCTCGGTCAGTTTCAGGTCCTCTCAGGACAgttcgtcctcgtcctcatcttcCTCCACGAAACAACTACTTCCCACGACTACAACTATCGCAGTTGCTGGACCCACACCATCTTCAGGAGTTACTCGAAGTCGCCCGAATGTTGTCGTGAAGTTGAGCCGGGGACAGAATCCCGAAGAGGATAGGGAAGGTGATGAAGAGGACGAATTTGTTTAA